One Triticum dicoccoides isolate Atlit2015 ecotype Zavitan chromosome 5B, WEW_v2.0, whole genome shotgun sequence genomic window carries:
- the LOC119311909 gene encoding probable protein phosphatase 2C 34, producing MLRAVARCCGHWPPGAAAADGMLWQTELRPHAAGEFSMAAAQANLVMEDQAQVLASPAATLVGLYDGHGGPDASRFLRSALFPHVQRFAREQGGVTAEAIRRAFGAAEEDFLHEVRQAWPKRPRMAAVGSCCLLGAIAGDTLYVANLGDSRAVLGRRVVGGGVAVAERLSTDHNVASEEVRMEVSSHNPDDAQIVVHTRGAWRIKGIIQVSRSIGDVYLKKPEYSLDPLFRQIGPVIALKRPALSAEPQIHVRKLKPNDQFIIFASDGLWEHLSDDAAVQIVFKNPRTGIANRLVRAALKEATKKREVSVHDLRTIERGVRRHFHDDISVVVVYLDRHRGRRQTRVVDSSSNCTSAPVDIYSSSSSAYRDSG from the exons ATGTTGAGGGCTGTGGCGAGGTGCTGCGGGCACTGGccgccgggcgcggcggcggcggacggcatGCTGTGGCAGACGGAGCTGCGGCCGCACGCGGCGGGGGAGTTCTCCATGGCCGCCGCGCAGGCCAACCTCGTCATGGAGGACCAGGCGCAGGTGCTCGCCTCCCCGGCCGCCACGCTCGTCGGCCTCTACGACGGCCACGGCGGCCCCGACGCCTCCCGCTTCCTCCGCTCCGCCCTCTTCCCCCACGTCCAGC GCTTCGCCAGGGAGCAGGGGGGCGTGACCGCGGAGGCGATCCGGAGGGCGTTCGGCGCGGCGGAGGAGGACTTCCTGCACGAGGTCCGCCAGGCCTGGCCCAAGCGCCCGCGGATGGCCGCCGTCGGCTCCTGCTGCCTGCTCGGGGCCATCGCGGGGGACACGCTCTACGTCGCCAACCTCGGCGACTCCCGCGCCGTCCTCGGCCGCCGCGTCGTCGGCGGCGGGGTGGCCGTCGCAGAGCGACTCTCCACCGACCACAACGTCGCCTCCGAGGAGGTCCGGATGGAGGTCTCCTCGCACAACCCGGACGACGCGCAGATCGTGGTGCACACCAGGGGCGCCTGGAGGATCAAGGGGATAATTCAG GTGTCAAGATCCATTGGTGATGTATACTTGAAGAAACCGGAGTATAGCCTGGACCCATTATTTCGGCAGATCGGCCCTGTTATTGCGTTGAAGAGGCCAGCTCTTAGCGCTGAACCACAAATTCATGTTCGCAAGCTCAAACCAAACGACCAGTTCATAATATTTGCCTCGGACGGTCTTTGGGAGCATCTCAGCGATGATGCTGCTGTGCAAATTGTCTTCAAGAACCCAAGAACG GGCATAGCAAACCGACTGGTGCGGGCCGCCTTGAAGGAGGCCACGAAGAAGAGAGAGGTCAGTGTGCATGACCTGAGGACGATAGAGCGGGGCGTGCGGCGCCATTTCCACGACGACATCAGCGTCGTGGTGGTGTACCTCGACCGGCACCGGGGCCGCCGTCAGACCAGGGTGGTGGACTCGAGCAGCAACTGCACCAGCGCCCCCGTCGACATCTACTCCTCCTCCAGCTCGGCTTACCGCGACTCCGGTTAA
- the LOC119311910 gene encoding protein arginine N-methyltransferase 2-like produces the protein MAAPPDSKSDKSPEELLCAAAEAGNDDAIAEIISSGADPTYFDASGMTPLMRAASGGHAAAARLLLDAGAPWNALSPEGLSAGDLTSDPATYDLLLDHALRSELILGTVARRQAAPANSSDGVPAETYLDSRVSFSEDRVMDAESKAVMMEWERPLMEAHARAVCAAGGGKVLNVGFGMGLVDQAIQRYEPEEHTIIEAHPEVYARMLKLGWGEKKNVRILFGRWQDVIPQLGSYDGIFFDTYGEYYEDMREFHEHLPKLLNPGGVYSYFNGLCGDNAFFHVVYCQLVAMELASLGYSTQFVPLPVRDCLKAEVWEGVKQKYWQLDTYHLPVCQAESESE, from the exons ATGGCGGCGCCGCCGGACAGCAAGTCTGATAAATCCCCAGAGGAGCTCCTGTGCGCGGCGGCGGAGGCCGGTAACGACGATGCTATCGCCGAGATCATTTCCTCTGGCGCCGACCCCACCTACTTCGACGCCTCCGGCATGACGCCACTCATGCGCGCGGCCTCCGGCGGCCACGCCGCTGCCGCGCGGCTCCTGCTCGATGCCGGCGCGCCCTGGAACGCGCTCTCCCCCGAAGGTCTCTCCGCGGGTGACCTTACCTCCGACCCCGCCACATACGACCTGCTCCTCGACCACGCCCTGCGCTCCGAGCTCATCCTCGGCACCGTCGCCCGCCGCCAGGCGGCCCCCGCGAACTCCTCCGACGGCGTCCCCGCCGAGACCTACCTCGACTCGAGGGTTTCGTTCAGCGAGGACCGGGTGATGGATGCGGAGAGCAAGGCGGTGATGATGGAGTGGGAGCGTCCGCTGATGGAGGCGCACGCGCGGGCGGTGTGCGCCGCCGGCGGCGGCAAGGTGCTCAACGTGGGGTTCGGGATGGGGCTCGTGGACCAGGCGATACAGAGGTACGAGCCCGAGGAGCACACCATCATCGAGGCCCACCCGGAGGTTTACGCCCGGATGCTCAAGCTTGGGTGGGGTGAGAAGAAGAACGTCAGGATCCTCTTCGGGCGATGGCAGGATGTGATCCCGCAGCTCGGCTCGTATGATG GTATATTCTTCGACACCTACGGGGAGTACTACGAGGACATGAGGGAGTTCCACGAGCACCTCCCGAAGCTGCTGAATCCAGGAGGGGTCTACTCCTACTTCAATGGGCTGTGCGGCGACAACGCCTTCTTCCACGTAGTGTACTGCCAGCTGGTGGCGATGGAGCTGGCGAGCCTCGGGTACTCGACGCAGTTCGTCCCTCTCCCCGTCAGGGACTGCCTCAAGGCGGAGgtgtgggagggggtgaagcagaaGTACTGGCAGCTCGACACCTACCACCTCCCGGTCTGCCAGGCCGAATCTGAATCAGAGTAG